In Massilia antarctica, the following are encoded in one genomic region:
- a CDS encoding UPF0149 family protein, with translation MQLDQPLSEKEFDELDQFLLSDRSAEDAMTMDTLHGYLTAVAMGPETIMPAEWLPKVWGEDAKSVPKFKNAKEEERIVELIMRFMNEVLVTFEVAPKEFEPLFCEAEHEGTMLLDGEAWCWGFWEGMELRPGSWDPIWESDLAPLMRPIYLLGADEIEEEELKEVDTPMKGHKLALDIQANLPAIHRFWVPLRKAPVSTMKRDEPKVGRNDDCPCGSGKKYKKCCGADE, from the coding sequence ATGCAACTCGACCAGCCCCTTTCAGAAAAAGAATTCGACGAACTCGACCAGTTCCTCCTGTCCGACCGCAGCGCGGAAGACGCCATGACCATGGATACCCTGCACGGTTACCTGACCGCCGTGGCGATGGGTCCGGAAACCATCATGCCGGCCGAATGGCTGCCGAAAGTGTGGGGCGAGGATGCCAAGAGCGTCCCCAAGTTCAAGAATGCCAAGGAAGAAGAGCGCATCGTCGAACTGATCATGCGCTTCATGAACGAGGTGCTGGTCACGTTTGAAGTGGCGCCGAAGGAATTCGAGCCGCTGTTCTGCGAAGCCGAGCACGAAGGCACGATGCTGCTCGACGGCGAAGCCTGGTGCTGGGGCTTCTGGGAAGGCATGGAATTGCGCCCCGGTTCGTGGGACCCGATCTGGGAATCGGACCTCGCACCGCTGATGCGCCCGATCTACCTGCTCGGCGCCGACGAAATCGAGGAAGAAGAACTGAAAGAAGTCGATACGCCGATGAAAGGCCACAAGCTGGCCCTGGATATCCAGGCCAACCTGCCGGCGATTCACCGTTTCTGGGTACCGCTGCGCAAGGCGCCGGTGAGCACCATGAAGCGCGACGAGCCGAAAGTCGGCCGCAACGACGACTGCCCTTGCGGCAGCGGCAAGAAGTACAAGAAGTGCTGCGGCGCCGACGAGTAA
- a CDS encoding serine/threonine protein kinase: MTTPLSDSDTPAIHPFSTLSPECVLDALESVGLRADGRLLALNSYENRVYQVGMEDAAPVVAKFYRPERWSDTAILEEHAFVQELTEREIPVVPALTLDGRTLHSFGGFSFAVFPRRGGRAPELDDPAVLEWTGRFIGRIHAVGALKSYSERPALTIDTFGCEPRDYLLANDFIPPELLAAYTSVAEQALDGVRHCYARAGASAQLRLHGDCHVGNVLWTPDGPHFVDFDDSRTGPAIQDLWMLLSGERSDMVRQMSDILAGYEDFADFDERQLNLIEALRTLRLIHYSAWLARRWNDPAFPVAFPWFNTQRYWQDRILELREQIALMDEPALW; encoded by the coding sequence ATGACCACGCCACTTTCCGACTCCGACACACCCGCCATCCACCCGTTCTCAACCCTGAGCCCCGAGTGCGTGCTTGACGCGTTAGAGAGCGTCGGCCTGCGCGCCGACGGCCGCCTGCTCGCGCTCAACAGCTACGAAAACCGGGTCTACCAGGTCGGCATGGAAGACGCCGCCCCGGTGGTGGCCAAGTTTTACCGCCCCGAGCGCTGGAGCGATACGGCCATCCTGGAAGAACACGCTTTTGTGCAGGAATTGACCGAACGCGAAATCCCCGTGGTCCCCGCGCTGACCCTGGATGGACGCACCCTGCACAGCTTCGGCGGCTTCAGCTTTGCCGTCTTCCCCCGGCGCGGCGGGCGCGCGCCCGAACTCGACGACCCCGCCGTGCTGGAGTGGACCGGGCGTTTCATCGGCCGCATCCACGCGGTCGGCGCCCTGAAAAGCTACAGCGAGCGCCCGGCATTGACCATCGACACCTTCGGATGCGAACCGCGCGACTACCTGCTGGCCAACGACTTCATCCCGCCCGAACTGCTGGCCGCCTACACCAGCGTGGCCGAGCAAGCCCTGGACGGGGTGCGCCACTGCTACGCGCGGGCGGGCGCATCGGCCCAGCTGCGCCTGCACGGCGATTGCCACGTCGGCAACGTGCTGTGGACCCCGGACGGCCCGCACTTCGTCGACTTCGACGACAGCCGCACCGGCCCCGCCATCCAGGACCTGTGGATGCTGCTCTCGGGCGAGCGCAGCGACATGGTGCGCCAGATGAGCGACATCCTGGCCGGCTACGAAGACTTTGCCGACTTCGACGAGCGCCAGCTGAACCTGATCGAAGCGCTGCGCACCCTGCGCTTGATCCACTACTCGGCCTGGCTGGCGCGGCGCTGGAACGACCCGGCCTTCCCGGTCGCCTTCCCGTGGTTCAATACACAACGTTATTGGCAAGACCGCATCCTCGAACTGCGCGAACAGATCGCGCTGATGGATGAGCCGGCGCTGTGGTGA